Proteins found in one Lutimonas zeaxanthinifaciens genomic segment:
- a CDS encoding non-canonical purine NTP diphosphatase — MKIVFATNNKHKVKEIKDLLPSGIQVMTLDEIGCNEEIEETAATLEGNAKIKSDHVKEEYGYDCFADDTGLEVEVLEGAPGVYSARYAGENATFEENVNKLLDALEGQSNRKARFRTVISLNINGEQQYFEGVCNGEIELSAKGSQGFGYDPVFKPDGYDQTFAEMDLSTKGRISHRGRAVQKLVEFLKKKA; from the coding sequence ATGAAAATAGTTTTTGCTACAAATAACAAACACAAGGTTAAAGAGATCAAAGATTTACTCCCATCAGGTATTCAAGTGATGACCTTGGATGAAATAGGCTGTAATGAAGAGATCGAGGAAACTGCGGCGACTTTGGAAGGAAATGCAAAAATAAAGTCAGACCATGTCAAAGAGGAATATGGGTATGATTGTTTTGCGGATGATACAGGTCTTGAAGTGGAGGTGCTAGAAGGAGCTCCTGGGGTTTATTCGGCCAGATATGCCGGGGAAAATGCCACGTTTGAAGAGAATGTAAATAAATTATTGGATGCCTTAGAGGGGCAATCGAACAGAAAAGCCAGATTTAGAACGGTTATATCATTGAATATTAATGGTGAGCAGCAATATTTTGAAGGCGTTTGCAACGGTGAAATTGAATTGTCTGCAAAAGGATCTCAAGGTTTTGGTTATGATCCTGTTTTTAAGCCGGATGGATATGATCAGACATTTGCAGAAATGGATTTGTCTACTAAAGGAAGGATATCGCACAGAGGCAGAGCTGTTCAAAAGCTCGTTGAATTCCTTAAAAAGAAGGCTTAA
- a CDS encoding DNA gyrase/topoisomerase IV subunit A, with translation MDIEEEFEENNDQNQDTITKIGGMYEDWFLDYASYVILERAVPGINDGFKPVQRRIMQSMKDLDDGRYNKVANLVGHTMQYHPHGDASIADAMVQLGQKELLIDMQGNWGNILTGDRAAASRYIEARLSKFALAVVFNPKTTKWQASYDGRRKEPIDLPVKFPLLLAQGAEGIAVGLSTKILPHNFNELIQASIKILKGQSFSIYPDFLTGGVADVTNYNEGKRGGKVRVRAKISQKDKNSLVITEIPYGTTTSSLIDSILKANDKGKIKIKRIEDNTAKDVEILIYLPGGVSPDKTIDALYAFTNCEVSISPLCCIIDDNKPIFVSVKEVLKRSTDHTVDLLTQELEILLAELEEQWHFSSLERIFIENRIYRDIEEEETWEGVISAIDKGLKPHIKHLKRAVTQEDIVRLTEIRIKKISKFDIDKAKQFIESLEEKIAAVKNDLDNIIDYAIAYFKNLKDKFGKGRERKTDIRIFENIVATKVVLRNSKLYVNRSEGFIGTSLRRDEFVADCADIDDIIVFRKDGKMMITKVDTKTFVGKDIIHVAVFKKNDRRTIYNMIYKDGKSGYTYMKRFAVTSITRDKEYDLTTGAKGSKVLYFTANPNGEAEIVTVNLRAVGLIKKLKWDQDLADLSIKGRGSKGNLVTKYTVRKIELKEKGVSTLKPRKIWFDETVQRLNVDERGDLIGEFTADDRLLIINQKGEAKTIIPNLNTHFESDMIVLEKWNPNKPISVVYLDGERRRYYVKRFMIEHPDKDEKFISDHEDSRLMIVAMDFRPMAEIVYSKRSLENEILNFEDFIAVKGIKALGNQLTTEKIKDINLLEPLPYEEPVLEEVEVVDEQIIESKTDTDKDIKNKGEEPKKDENNEEDDSNQITLF, from the coding sequence ATGGATATCGAAGAAGAATTTGAAGAAAATAATGACCAGAATCAGGATACGATCACCAAAATTGGTGGAATGTATGAAGATTGGTTTCTGGATTATGCCTCCTATGTGATTCTCGAAAGAGCTGTTCCCGGTATCAACGATGGATTTAAGCCCGTACAAAGAAGGATCATGCAGTCGATGAAAGACCTCGATGACGGACGTTACAATAAAGTTGCAAACCTTGTGGGACACACCATGCAATACCATCCGCATGGAGACGCCAGTATTGCAGATGCCATGGTGCAACTGGGTCAAAAAGAGCTCTTGATCGACATGCAGGGAAACTGGGGAAATATTCTCACTGGTGACCGGGCAGCTGCATCAAGGTATATTGAAGCAAGGCTTTCAAAATTTGCACTTGCAGTAGTCTTCAATCCAAAAACTACAAAATGGCAGGCTTCGTATGATGGTCGTAGAAAGGAGCCCATTGATTTACCTGTTAAGTTTCCTCTTTTACTCGCACAGGGAGCAGAGGGAATAGCCGTTGGATTATCCACGAAAATTCTTCCTCATAATTTTAACGAACTGATACAGGCTTCGATTAAAATTCTCAAAGGACAAAGTTTTTCGATCTACCCTGACTTTTTAACGGGGGGCGTGGCCGATGTTACCAATTATAATGAAGGTAAAAGAGGAGGAAAAGTAAGGGTCAGAGCTAAAATTTCTCAGAAAGATAAAAATTCTCTGGTGATCACGGAAATTCCTTATGGAACGACTACATCTTCGCTGATCGATTCAATTTTAAAGGCTAATGACAAAGGTAAAATCAAGATCAAAAGAATCGAGGACAATACGGCCAAAGACGTTGAAATATTGATTTATCTCCCAGGAGGCGTTTCTCCGGACAAGACCATAGATGCCTTGTACGCTTTTACGAACTGTGAAGTTTCCATTTCACCACTTTGCTGTATCATTGACGATAACAAACCGATCTTTGTGAGTGTCAAAGAGGTGCTGAAAAGATCGACCGATCACACGGTTGACCTGTTGACTCAGGAACTTGAGATCCTGCTGGCAGAATTGGAAGAGCAGTGGCACTTTTCCTCGCTTGAAAGAATTTTCATAGAAAACAGGATCTATCGTGACATTGAAGAAGAAGAGACCTGGGAAGGGGTTATCAGTGCAATTGACAAAGGCTTGAAACCGCATATCAAACATTTAAAGAGGGCCGTGACCCAAGAGGATATCGTCAGGCTGACCGAAATACGTATTAAAAAGATATCAAAGTTTGATATCGACAAGGCAAAACAGTTTATTGAAAGCCTTGAAGAAAAGATTGCGGCTGTTAAAAATGACCTCGATAACATTATTGATTATGCCATTGCCTATTTTAAAAATCTAAAGGATAAATTTGGAAAAGGCAGAGAGCGAAAAACAGATATTCGAATTTTTGAAAATATTGTAGCCACCAAGGTTGTTTTGAGAAATTCCAAACTCTATGTTAATCGTTCTGAAGGATTTATAGGCACCTCGCTCAGAAGAGATGAGTTTGTTGCCGATTGTGCGGATATCGATGATATTATTGTTTTCCGAAAGGATGGGAAAATGATGATTACCAAGGTAGACACTAAGACTTTTGTAGGCAAGGACATCATTCACGTTGCGGTTTTTAAGAAGAATGACAGGAGAACGATCTACAATATGATCTATAAAGACGGAAAGTCAGGATATACGTATATGAAGAGATTTGCTGTCACCTCGATTACCCGTGATAAGGAATATGACCTTACTACAGGGGCAAAAGGTTCAAAAGTTTTATATTTTACTGCAAATCCTAATGGGGAGGCAGAAATTGTTACTGTCAATTTAAGAGCCGTAGGTTTGATAAAGAAACTCAAGTGGGATCAGGATCTTGCTGATTTGTCCATAAAAGGCAGAGGAAGTAAAGGTAATTTGGTGACCAAATATACTGTTCGAAAAATTGAATTAAAAGAAAAAGGTGTATCAACCCTGAAACCGCGAAAAATCTGGTTTGATGAAACGGTTCAAAGACTCAATGTTGATGAACGCGGGGATCTTATCGGAGAATTTACTGCGGATGACAGATTGTTGATCATCAATCAAAAAGGAGAAGCCAAAACAATCATCCCGAATTTGAATACGCATTTTGAGAGCGACATGATCGTTCTTGAAAAATGGAATCCTAACAAACCTATATCAGTGGTTTATCTTGACGGGGAAAGACGTCGCTATTATGTCAAGCGATTCATGATTGAACATCCCGATAAAGATGAAAAATTCATATCAGACCACGAGGACTCCAGATTAATGATCGTCGCTATGGACTTTAGACCAATGGCTGAGATTGTATACTCAAAAAGAAGTTTGGAAAACGAAATCTTAAACTTTGAAGATTTTATTGCAGTAAAAGGCATTAAGGCACTTGGAAATCAGCTTACTACTGAAAAAATAAAAGATATAAACCTACTCGAACCTCTACCCTACGAAGAACCAGTTCTTGAAGAAGTTGAGGTGGTTGATGAACAGATTATCGAAAGTAAAACCGACACTGATAAAGACATAAAGAATAAGGGTGAAGAACCCAAAAAAGATGAGAATAACGAAGAGGATGACTCCAACCAAATCACACTTTTTTAA
- a CDS encoding DNA topoisomerase IV subunit B: MSNHTSYTEENIRSLDWKEHIRMRPGMYIGKLGDGSAPDDGIYILIKEVLDNSIDEYVMGAGKTIEISVKNNQVTIRDYGRGIPLGKVVDVVSKMNTGGKYDSKAFKKSVGLNGVGTKAVNALSSHFRVQSVRDNQTKIAEFEKGILISDLPEEASSLRKGTKVSFVPDKKIFPHYKFRNEYVVKMIKNYVYLNTGLTILFNGEKYRSENGLKDLLNENIAEESKLFPIIHLMEDDIEVALTYSKSQYSEEYHSFVNGQHTTQGGTHQNAFREAIVKTIREFFGKNFDASDIRKSVVCAISIKVMEPIFESQTKTKLGSTEMGADLPTVRTFINDFVKRRLDNYLHRNPETAEKIHKKIIQAEKERKELSGIRKIARERAKKASLHNKKLRDCRIHLSDMKKNDRLDSTLFITEGDSASGSITKSRDVNTQAVFSLKGKPLNSYGLSKKIVYENEEFNLLQAALNIEDGIENLRYNNIVIATDADVDGMHIRLLLITFFLQFFPEVIKEGHLYILETPLFRVRDKKETFYCYSEKEKQNAAKKLRGKPEVTRFKGLGEISPNEFVHFIGKDIRLDPVMLNKETSVEKLLEFYMGKNTPERQKFIINNLKVELDLIEEVN, encoded by the coding sequence ATGTCAAACCATACTTCATATACAGAAGAGAATATTCGCTCGTTAGACTGGAAGGAGCATATCAGGATGCGTCCAGGCATGTATATTGGAAAATTGGGAGATGGCTCTGCACCTGATGACGGAATTTACATATTGATCAAGGAGGTTTTGGACAATTCCATCGATGAATATGTGATGGGGGCAGGAAAAACCATAGAGATCTCGGTAAAAAACAACCAGGTCACGATCAGAGATTACGGAAGAGGAATTCCACTGGGAAAAGTAGTGGATGTAGTTTCTAAAATGAATACAGGAGGAAAGTATGATTCCAAAGCGTTTAAAAAATCCGTAGGGCTTAATGGTGTCGGTACCAAAGCTGTCAATGCACTTTCTTCGCATTTTCGTGTGCAATCCGTGCGTGACAACCAAACCAAAATAGCTGAATTTGAAAAAGGAATTCTCATAAGCGACTTGCCTGAAGAGGCTTCTTCATTGAGAAAAGGAACAAAAGTTTCTTTTGTGCCCGATAAAAAAATATTCCCGCATTACAAGTTTAGGAATGAGTATGTGGTAAAGATGATCAAAAATTATGTTTACCTCAATACCGGACTTACCATACTTTTTAATGGGGAGAAATACCGTTCTGAAAACGGGCTAAAGGACCTATTGAATGAAAATATTGCAGAAGAGTCGAAGCTTTTCCCTATCATTCATCTGATGGAAGATGATATTGAAGTGGCACTTACTTATAGTAAATCACAATACAGTGAAGAATACCATTCTTTTGTGAATGGCCAGCACACAACACAAGGAGGTACACATCAAAATGCCTTTAGAGAAGCGATTGTTAAAACGATCCGCGAGTTTTTCGGAAAGAACTTTGATGCTTCAGATATCAGAAAATCAGTTGTTTGTGCTATTAGCATAAAGGTCATGGAGCCTATATTTGAAAGCCAGACCAAAACCAAACTGGGTTCAACGGAAATGGGTGCTGACCTTCCGACGGTCAGAACTTTTATAAACGATTTTGTCAAAAGAAGGCTCGATAATTACCTTCACAGAAATCCGGAGACAGCCGAAAAGATTCATAAAAAAATTATCCAGGCCGAAAAAGAAAGAAAAGAACTATCGGGTATTCGAAAAATTGCCCGAGAAAGAGCCAAAAAGGCCAGTCTCCACAACAAAAAATTACGTGATTGCAGGATTCACCTGAGCGATATGAAAAAGAATGACCGCCTCGACAGTACCTTATTCATTACAGAGGGTGATTCGGCTAGTGGGTCCATAACAAAATCACGAGATGTAAATACCCAGGCTGTATTCAGTTTAAAAGGGAAACCGCTTAACTCTTATGGGCTTAGCAAAAAAATCGTTTATGAGAATGAAGAATTTAATCTTTTGCAGGCTGCATTAAACATTGAAGATGGCATTGAAAACCTTAGATACAACAATATTGTAATTGCCACGGATGCTGACGTTGACGGCATGCATATTCGCTTATTATTGATTACATTTTTTCTTCAGTTTTTCCCGGAAGTGATCAAAGAAGGACATTTGTATATATTGGAAACGCCTTTGTTCAGGGTAAGAGACAAAAAGGAAACCTTTTATTGCTATTCAGAAAAAGAAAAGCAGAATGCTGCAAAGAAACTTCGAGGAAAACCGGAGGTCACACGATTCAAGGGGCTTGGAGAAATTTCTCCCAATGAATTTGTTCATTTCATTGGCAAGGATATCAGGCTGGATCCGGTTATGCTCAATAAGGAAACCTCGGTTGAAAAACTACTTGAATTTTATATGGGCAAAAACACCCCTGAACGTCAAAAATTCATCATCAATAACCTCAAAGTTGAATTGGACCTGATCGAAGAAGTCAACTAA
- a CDS encoding CDP-alcohol phosphatidyltransferase family protein has protein sequence MKKHIPNLFTLLNLLSGMIAVLMAATDELVYAAYFVFLGIFFDFFDGFFARKFKVEGELGKQLDSLADVVTSGVVPGIVMFQMMLYASKERWFMELSCEVGNWTAYQHTYYYFLPFTGLFITLAAAYRLANFNIDERQTSSFIGLPTPAFSIFVMSLPLILFYGESPFFIDAVQNIYVLLVVTIAGCYLMNAEIPLFSLKFKTYSWAGNEIKYFFLVATIVLLFTLKMVAIPLVIIFYIVMSIIDNSIKKQGAKKI, from the coding sequence ATGAAAAAGCATATACCAAACCTTTTCACTTTATTGAATTTATTGTCTGGAATGATCGCTGTTCTTATGGCTGCTACAGACGAGCTGGTTTATGCTGCATATTTTGTGTTTCTGGGGATATTCTTTGATTTTTTTGATGGTTTTTTTGCACGGAAATTTAAGGTTGAGGGAGAATTGGGAAAACAATTGGATTCCTTGGCCGATGTGGTTACTTCTGGTGTAGTTCCCGGAATTGTGATGTTTCAGATGATGCTTTACGCATCAAAGGAGCGCTGGTTTATGGAATTGAGTTGTGAGGTAGGTAACTGGACAGCATATCAGCATACGTATTATTATTTTCTTCCCTTTACAGGTTTGTTTATAACCCTTGCGGCAGCGTACCGACTGGCAAATTTTAATATTGATGAAAGACAGACTTCATCGTTTATAGGTCTTCCAACCCCGGCATTTTCAATATTCGTAATGTCACTACCTTTGATTTTATTTTATGGGGAGAGTCCTTTTTTTATAGATGCAGTTCAAAATATTTATGTACTTCTCGTTGTGACTATTGCCGGTTGTTATTTAATGAATGCCGAAATCCCTCTGTTTTCACTAAAATTTAAAACCTACAGTTGGGCCGGAAATGAAATAAAATACTTCTTCCTTGTTGCCACAATTGTTTTACTTTTTACTTTGAAAATGGTGGCTATTCCATTAGTGATCATCTTTTATATTGTGATGTCGATCATCGATAACAGCATAAAAAAACAAGGAGCTAAAAAAATATAA
- a CDS encoding lipid-binding SYLF domain-containing protein: MKTTTLKKLPLLLLFSVIFTSFTAVSQVGGWKPDLVEDANKALEEMIEKQPKLQSYKDKAYGYAVFPKVTKGAIGIGGAGGKGVVFKGSTPMGQSSLSQATIGFQLGGQQYKEVIFFENKAAYDRFTNEKVKFDGQASAVAITEGASVDVNWKDGMAIFTQTSGGLMFEASIGGQHFSFKPKE, translated from the coding sequence ATGAAAACAACCACATTAAAAAAACTTCCATTGCTACTCTTATTTTCTGTTATTTTCACCTCTTTTACAGCCGTTTCCCAAGTTGGGGGCTGGAAACCAGATCTGGTAGAAGATGCAAACAAAGCATTAGAAGAAATGATCGAAAAACAACCCAAACTACAGTCTTACAAGGATAAAGCTTATGGCTATGCAGTTTTTCCAAAAGTTACCAAAGGTGCGATTGGGATTGGAGGTGCCGGAGGGAAAGGCGTTGTTTTTAAAGGAAGCACTCCGATGGGACAATCCTCTCTTAGTCAGGCTACCATCGGGTTTCAATTAGGCGGACAGCAATACAAGGAAGTTATTTTCTTTGAAAATAAAGCAGCCTATGACAGGTTTACGAATGAAAAAGTAAAATTTGACGGACAGGCGTCAGCAGTAGCGATTACAGAAGGCGCTTCTGTAGATGTAAACTGGAAAGATGGAATGGCTATTTTTACACAAACCAGTGGTGGATTAATGTTCGAGGCATCTATTGGGGGGCAACATTTTTCATTTAAACCAAAAGAATAG
- a CDS encoding T9SS type B sorting domain-containing protein yields the protein MQTEYQTKFLKLLFFAIILTGFFVQAQTTVPFTKRYETTGINGDLTIIGNMILGESVDTPYNGVGQNNTIDMVFIDIDNDDSTFNSSSANFSTSSCNRIVYAGLYWGAVLSPEDLEPTKVKFKIPGNSYLEIEADEQLDWIYYKDVTDIVTSGGNVSGDYYVANVSTSQGFNSSAGWSMVIVYEDPNESRKYISTFDGFSAVSQSPNDVVDFNYSGFTTPPSGPVEGRVGIVALEGDQTRLGDQLLFKADGNNNFTALYDDENEVNNFFNGKITKDGAQVLDRNLNSTNTLGWDQKLLNLSDINQNNSLIGNNETGATVRVSSNDGTDWIYSFLNTFAINIIEPNLRVLTSVEDTSNNQITHQSPVPLGSTVWYNIDFRNIGTDNAQNTYILNSLPINVTLDENSMDLPAGVSYTFNEATRELRFEIDDSLVERKSLSTNHSIRYQVTASNECFDYSDACTNLLENSIISYYDGETSGQNISGQPGLNGINGCGLGSVGSMDLFVDTSSCSFDSELFFCNNSLTFSGDDGYDTYIWTDENGNTIGNTKEITVTGAGVYTATQRRTGCTETIRVVTVLGLDVELTPSDALCKDSGNGTVEIKINDVSDSYTFELLQNGSVINSIVKTNDSHIFNNLDIGNYQVRSTNADGCFDVSEFSISEPTLLTSASTKLYNIAICNGEIMNGSLETSASGGTPPYQYSIDGGANYQDETQFFVSTEQVYQITTRDANGCTSISSVEVGFDQEIEYTISQEDVICVGEKDGRISINLGNDQGYEVSYSMDGTNFRTNPDFTGLEKGIYDIWIKKENEFISCVSQKSIELEQLIYLELKAETDFSCQGASNIIIASVDPIYEDEVSYTLDGSLTQDSGIFENVSKGKHTVTVSHKEYGCTDAPIEVVIEEYTPITFNVVPIDINVYEVVANGGIPDYEYSIDADDDFSSTNTLNLNEIRESRDYKFYVKDQRGCIIEKTVYLEFLDIEIPDFFTPQGDGINDTWYPINIEIYPKITVKIFDRYQRLIASYEGNTSSWDGNYKSKPLPSGDYWYVVRLNESSDNREFKGNFSLVR from the coding sequence ATGCAAACAGAATATCAAACCAAATTTTTAAAGCTTTTATTTTTTGCTATTATCCTTACAGGTTTTTTTGTTCAGGCCCAGACTACGGTTCCATTTACAAAAAGATATGAGACCACCGGTATTAATGGAGACTTGACTATTATCGGGAACATGATTCTTGGAGAGTCTGTTGATACTCCTTATAATGGTGTTGGTCAAAACAATACAATTGATATGGTATTCATCGATATTGATAATGATGATAGTACCTTTAATTCAAGTAGTGCAAATTTTTCCACAAGCAGCTGTAACAGAATAGTTTATGCTGGTCTTTATTGGGGAGCAGTATTGTCACCGGAGGATTTAGAACCGACAAAAGTCAAATTTAAAATTCCTGGAAATTCCTATTTGGAAATTGAAGCTGATGAACAACTCGATTGGATTTATTATAAAGATGTTACTGATATTGTCACCTCTGGTGGCAACGTTTCAGGTGATTATTATGTTGCCAATGTGAGTACTTCCCAAGGATTCAATTCTTCCGCAGGATGGTCAATGGTCATTGTGTATGAAGATCCTAATGAGTCTAGAAAGTATATTTCAACATTTGACGGGTTTTCAGCAGTTTCTCAGTCTCCAAATGACGTAGTAGATTTTAACTATTCTGGTTTTACCACACCTCCATCAGGACCAGTGGAAGGACGCGTAGGAATTGTTGCTTTGGAAGGGGACCAAACTAGATTAGGAGATCAATTGCTTTTCAAGGCAGATGGTAACAATAATTTTACCGCTCTTTATGATGATGAAAATGAAGTTAATAATTTTTTTAATGGTAAAATTACAAAAGATGGTGCACAAGTTCTTGATAGAAATTTGAATAGTACCAATACACTTGGTTGGGATCAAAAGCTATTAAATTTATCTGATATAAATCAAAATAACAGTTTGATAGGAAACAATGAGACTGGAGCAACCGTAAGAGTTAGCAGTAATGACGGAACGGATTGGATTTATTCATTTCTCAACACCTTTGCCATCAACATTATTGAGCCAAATTTACGGGTTTTAACCAGTGTTGAGGATACTTCCAACAACCAAATTACGCATCAGTCTCCGGTACCTCTTGGATCAACGGTATGGTACAATATTGATTTTAGAAATATTGGAACTGATAATGCTCAAAATACATATATCCTGAACTCATTGCCTATCAATGTGACTCTGGATGAGAACTCAATGGATTTGCCGGCAGGTGTTAGTTACACGTTTAACGAGGCTACACGAGAATTAAGGTTCGAAATCGACGATTCTTTGGTCGAAAGAAAATCGCTATCCACAAATCACAGTATACGTTATCAGGTTACTGCATCCAACGAATGTTTTGACTATTCAGATGCCTGTACAAACCTTTTGGAAAACAGTATTATTTCATATTATGACGGAGAAACCTCTGGCCAGAATATTTCCGGACAACCTGGTTTGAACGGTATCAATGGTTGTGGACTCGGTAGTGTAGGTTCAATGGACCTTTTTGTAGATACCAGTTCATGTTCTTTTGACAGTGAATTGTTCTTCTGTAACAATAGCCTGACTTTTTCAGGTGATGACGGATATGATACCTACATCTGGACTGACGAAAATGGAAATACCATTGGTAACACAAAGGAAATTACCGTAACGGGAGCAGGAGTTTACACAGCTACTCAAAGAAGAACAGGATGTACGGAAACAATACGGGTGGTTACCGTTTTGGGATTAGATGTAGAGTTAACACCTTCTGATGCCTTATGTAAGGACAGTGGTAATGGTACTGTAGAAATAAAGATCAATGATGTTTCCGATTCTTACACCTTTGAATTGCTTCAGAACGGATCTGTCATTAATTCAATTGTGAAAACCAATGATAGCCACATTTTTAATAATCTGGATATAGGAAATTATCAGGTTAGATCAACCAATGCCGATGGTTGCTTTGACGTAAGTGAGTTTTCGATTAGTGAGCCTACCTTGCTGACATCCGCATCGACCAAATTATACAATATAGCCATTTGCAATGGCGAAATAATGAATGGAAGTCTGGAGACTTCAGCTTCGGGTGGTACACCTCCTTATCAGTACAGTATTGATGGTGGGGCAAACTACCAGGATGAGACTCAATTTTTCGTAAGTACCGAGCAGGTATATCAAATAACCACGAGAGATGCAAACGGATGTACATCAATTAGTTCGGTAGAAGTTGGATTTGATCAGGAGATCGAGTATACGATTTCTCAGGAAGATGTAATCTGTGTTGGTGAAAAGGATGGTAGGATCAGTATTAATCTCGGCAATGACCAAGGTTATGAAGTTAGCTACAGTATGGATGGAACCAACTTTAGAACAAACCCTGATTTTACCGGGCTTGAAAAAGGAATTTACGATATCTGGATCAAAAAAGAGAACGAGTTTATTTCATGTGTTTCGCAGAAATCAATTGAATTAGAGCAGCTGATATATCTTGAATTGAAGGCTGAAACAGATTTCTCATGCCAGGGTGCGAGTAATATCATCATTGCCTCTGTAGATCCAATTTACGAAGATGAAGTCAGTTATACGCTTGACGGTTCCCTTACCCAGGATTCAGGAATATTTGAAAACGTTTCAAAAGGGAAGCATACGGTAACCGTTTCCCATAAAGAGTATGGATGTACAGACGCTCCAATCGAAGTGGTAATTGAGGAGTATACACCAATTACGTTTAATGTGGTTCCCATCGATATCAACGTCTATGAGGTAGTAGCAAATGGAGGAATTCCGGACTATGAATACAGTATAGACGCTGACGATGATTTCAGTTCCACCAACACGCTGAATTTAAATGAAATAAGAGAGTCACGTGATTATAAGTTCTATGTGAAAGATCAAAGAGGATGTATCATTGAAAAAACAGTGTATCTGGAGTTCCTGGATATAGAAATTCCTGACTTTTTTACGCCTCAGGGAGATGGTATCAATGATACCTGGTATCCTATAAACATCGAAATATATCCTAAAATCACGGTCAAGATCTTTGACAGATATCAACGACTTATAGCAAGCTATGAAGGGAATACCAGCAGCTGGGATGGAAACTATAAGAGCAAGCCGCTTCCAAGTGGTGACTACTGGTACGTGGTTCGTCTGAACGAATCTTCAGATAATAGAGAATTTAAAGGGAATTTCAGCTTAGTTAGATAA
- a CDS encoding PorP/SprF family type IX secretion system membrane protein, which translates to MKKTIIIILFFVTAFSNAQEFKLTPFTQYLVENPFLINPAYAGDSEMNRLRLTSAFQWVGLSDAPNTQTLSYDAHLWERSGVGGVIYLDKNGNTSQIGGQLSFAHHLTINSSNEQYISFGLSYKFTQFKIDVSDFDNPNDDPNIGADISSHNSNFDAGFLYKIKRFFFSFNAANILNKNVKVFDESEPKKLRNYYIYTGYTFEFDEGIWELEPSLYFKHFESDARSITDINIKGKRITDDGYYWAGLSTRFINDQSFEPLAIVPLLGLKKKDFYVGYAFQYNINEANELNHGGTHMLTLGYDFESRRGSPRW; encoded by the coding sequence ATGAAAAAAACAATAATAATCATACTATTTTTCGTAACGGCATTTTCAAATGCACAGGAGTTTAAATTGACTCCATTTACGCAATACTTGGTTGAAAATCCTTTCCTGATCAATCCTGCTTATGCAGGTGATAGTGAAATGAATCGATTAAGATTAACCAGTGCTTTCCAATGGGTTGGACTTAGCGATGCACCAAATACACAGACTTTATCCTATGATGCGCATCTTTGGGAGCGTTCAGGAGTAGGAGGCGTGATATATCTTGATAAGAACGGAAATACCTCACAGATTGGTGGTCAATTGTCATTTGCCCACCATTTGACCATAAATTCTTCAAATGAACAGTACATTTCATTTGGGCTTTCATATAAATTTACCCAGTTTAAAATTGATGTTTCAGATTTTGACAATCCAAATGATGATCCAAATATCGGGGCTGATATTTCATCTCATAATTCAAATTTTGACGCAGGCTTTTTATATAAGATCAAGCGATTCTTTTTTAGTTTTAATGCGGCCAATATACTGAACAAAAATGTAAAGGTATTTGATGAATCGGAACCTAAAAAACTGAGAAATTACTATATCTATACAGGGTATACATTTGAATTTGATGAAGGAATCTGGGAACTTGAGCCTTCATTGTACTTCAAACATTTTGAAAGTGATGCCAGATCGATCACTGATATCAATATAAAAGGGAAAAGAATTACAGACGACGGATACTATTGGGCCGGTTTAAGTACCAGGTTTATCAATGATCAAAGCTTTGAGCCTCTGGCAATTGTACCGCTTTTAGGGTTAAAAAAGAAAGATTTTTACGTAGGATATGCATTTCAATACAATATTAATGAAGCAAATGAGTTAAATCATGGAGGGACTCATATGTTGACACTGGGATATGATTTTGAATCGAGAAGAGGGAGTCCACGCTGGTAA